From the Neoarius graeffei isolate fNeoGra1 chromosome 1, fNeoGra1.pri, whole genome shotgun sequence genome, one window contains:
- the LOC132890061 gene encoding uncharacterized protein K02A2.6 gives MAGAIGNIDAFDNSVEEWDTYIERLEQYCVANHIENDRKVAVLLSVMGAKTYNLLRSLCAPQKPSAKSFKDIIKLLQDRFNPKPLVIAERFRFHNRNQQRNESISNYIAELRKLAEHCQFGAGLSDSLRDRLVCSMHNESIQRRLLTEKDLTLQKALELAIAMETASKDAMELQKKVTNEAHSVNKFTAKSTKANACFRCGKGSHDQADCWFRDKNCMKCNRKGHIQRMCKKKGNEEKQRTWKKDKKVNEMNDTDASGSASDETDNGLGHIELHSMTESDKKMIWVTPKINGKKLKMELDTGSAISLISLKDYKQNFADVKLKQTPILLKTYTGEKVAPVGKIKVKYENKRKTLDLYVLQRGGVPLFGRDWLQMIQLNWQSIKAMQHSENGNSKATQEKLNLLLQRAAPVFQEGIGTLKQMKARVTVDEHASPKFLKARPVPYALRPRVETELQRLEDQGILSKVESSDWATPVVPVVKKNGAIRLCGDFKVTINPVLHADKYLLPRIEDIFASLAGGQHFSKIDLAQAYLQMEMDAESKKYLTINTHKGLFQYNRLVFGIASTPAVWQRAIDQVLQGIPGTQCYSDDIIVTGQDDSSHLANLEAVLSRLAECGLRANKDKCEFFKDSIECCGHRIDRDGLHKSQDKIDAVLKAPKPTNVSQLRSLLGLVNYYHKFLLNLATVLHPLNNLLQTKVTWKWTKSCDMAFKSVKELITSDRVLTHYNPDLPLRLACDASPYGIGAVLSHKMPDGSERPIAFASRSLCAAEKNYAQIDREGLSLVWGVKKFNQYLYGKRFTLITDHQPLVAIFNPRKSIPAMTAARLQRWALFLGGHDCVIEYKGTLQHAHVENLPVTSAQIKQETSRDPTMAKVFELTVKGWPAKNTVGLPEYFSRREQLSVCLGCIMWGTRIVVPPKLRCNVLEALHEGHMGVVKMKSLARSYIWWPGIDQQMEDMAKTCFGCQQTQKQPPPAPVHSWEWPTAPWQRIHVDYAGPFLDCMFLVVVDAYSKWPEVFIVKNATTTKTVEVLHTLFVRTGLPERLVSDNGSQFTSEEFQSFIRRNGIKHTTAVPYHPATNGLAERSVQSFKQSMKTMSNSHMSLQEKMAKFLHAYRNADHATTGQALAVLFMGR, from the exons ATGGCTGGTGCAATCGGAAATATTGATGCTTTTGACAATAGCGTGGAAGAATGGGACACTTATATTGAGAGACTGGAGCAATATTGTGTTGCTAATCACATTGAAAATGATAGAAAGGTAGCAGTCCTGCTAAGTGTTATGGGCGCAAAGACGTACAATCTGCTACGGAGTTTATGTGCACCGCAAAAGCCATCAGCTAAGTCGTTTAAAGATATAATCAAACTGCTTCAAGACCGCTTTAATCCGAAGCCACTTGTAATTGCAGAGAGATTTCGGTTTCATAACAGAAATCAGCAAAGGAATGAATCTATCTCCAACTACATTGCAGAGCTTAGGAAATTGGCTGAGCATTGCCAGTTTGGTGCGGGATTGTCTGACTCACTCCGAGATAGGCTTGTCTGCAGCATGCACAATGAGAGTATACAGAGACGCCTCCTTACTGAAAAAGACTTGACATTACAAAAAGCTTTAGAACTCGCAATAGCAATGGAAACTGCTTCCAAAGATGCAATGGAATTACAAAAGAAAGTGACAAATGAAGCTCACAGTGTTAACAAATTCACAGCCAAATCTACAAAAGCAAATGCATGCTTTAGGTGTGGAAAGGGATCGCACGACCAGGCAGACTGCTGGTTCCGTGACAAAAACTGCATGAAATGCAATCGGAAAGGGCACATACAGAGAATGTGTAAAAAGAAAGGAAATGAGGAAAAACAGAGAACCTGGAAAAAGGATAAAAAGGTTAATGAAATGAATGACACAGATGCTAGTGGATCTGCCTCAGATGAGACAGACAATGGATTAGGCCACATAGAACTGCATTCAATGACAGAGAGTGATAAGAAAATGATATGGGTGACCCCAAAGATTAATGGCAAGAAATTAAAGATGGAGCTTGATACAGGATCAGCAATTTCACTTATATcactgaaagattacaaacagaaTTTTGCAGATGTAAAATTGAAACAGACACCAATCTTACTGAAAACATACACTGGAGAAAAGGTGGCGCCAGTGGGAAAAATTAAAGTGAAATATGAAAACAAAAGGAAAACACTTGACTTGTATGTGCTGCAACGTGGAGGAGTGCCGTTATTCGGACGTGATTGGCTGCAAATGATCCAGCTCAATTGGCAGTCTATTAAGGCTATGCAGCACAGTGAGAATGGAAACAGTAAAGCTACACAGGAAAAGCTGAACCTGTTACTCCAACGCGCAGCACCGGTGTTTCAAGAGGGCATAGGAACTCTTAAGCAGATGAAAGCACGTGTCACAGTGGATGAGCACGCCTCACCCAAGTTCCTGAAAGCTCGTCCTGTCCCCTATGCGTTACGGCCAAGAGTGGAGACAGAGTTGCAACGGCTGGAGGACCAGGGCATTCTGTCTAAAGTTGAATCATCAGACTGGGCAACACCCGTTGTACCAGTTGTGAAGAAAAATGGTGCGATTAGGCTATGCGGCGACTTCAAGGTAACAATCAACCCAGTTCTTCATGCAGATAAATACCTGTTGCCCCGCATAGAAGACATTTTTGCTTCACTAGCCGGAGGGCAACATTTTTCAAAGATTGATTTGGCCCAGGCTTATTTACAAATGGAAATGGATGCTGAGTCGAAAAAGTACCTCACCATTAATACCCACAAAGGCCTTTTTCAATACAATAGGCTAGTGTTCGGTATCGCATCCACCCCTGCAGTGTGGCAGCGTGCTATCGACCAGGTGCTACAGGGCATCCCAGGCACACAGTGCTACTCAGATGACATCATAGTCACAGGCCAAGATGATAGCTCTCATTTGGCCAATCTGGAAGCAGTCCTGAGTAGGCTAGCTGAGTGTGGACTCAGGGCCAATAAGGACAAATGTGAGTTCTTTAAAGACTCCATTGAGTGTTGTGGGCACAGAATTGACCGGGACGGTCTCCATAAATCTCAAGACAAAATTGATGCCGTCCTGAAAGCGCCAAAGCCCACCAATGTCTCCCAGCTTCGCTCACTCTTAGGACTAGTGAATTACTATCACAAATTCCTGCTGAATCTTGCAACAGTGCTTCACCCCTTGAACAACCTCCTGCAAACAAAGGTGACATGGAAGTGGACAAAAAGCTGTGACATGGCGTTCAAGAGTGTGAAGGAACTCATCACATCAGA cagagTACTGACCCACTATAACCCAGACTTGCCCCTTCGTCTGGCTTGTGATGCCTCACCATATGGCATCGGTGCTGTCCTTTCGCACAAAATGCCAGACGGCTCTGAACGTCCCATCGCCTTTGCATCTCGATCCTTATGTGCTGCTGAAAAGAACTACGCACAAATTGACAGGGAAGGGCTTAGCCTCGTGTGGGGTGTGAAGAAATTTAACCAGTACTTATATGGGAAGCGCTTCACATTAATTACAGACCACCAACCCCTAGTGGCCATTTTTAACCCTAGGAAGTCGATTCCAGCGATGACTGCAGCACGCTTGCAAAGATGGGCGTTGTTCTTAGGTGGACATGACTGTGTGATTGAGTACAAAGGCACACTACAGCATG CCCATGTCGAGAACTTACCTGTCACAAGTGCACAGATCAAACAGGAAACCAGCCGAGATCCAACCATGGCAAAGGTCTTTGAGCTAACGGTGAAGGGGTGGCCTGCCAAAAATACAGTGGGCTTACCTGAGTACTTCAGTCGACGTGAGCAGCTATCCGTGTGTCTTGGGTGCATCATGTGGGGGACCAGAATTGTAGTGCCGCCCAAGCTGCGCTGCAACGTCCTGGAAGCACTCCATGAGGGACACATGGGTGTGGTAAAGATGAAGAGCCTTGCGAGAAGCTACATATGGTGGCCAGGTATTGATCAGCAGATGGAGGATATGGCCAAGACGTGCTTTGGATGTCAGCAGACACAAAAGCAGCCTCCACCTGCTCctgtccacagctgggagtggcCCACCGCTCCTTGGCAAAGGATTCACGTAGACTATGCTGGGCCTTTCCTCGATTGTATGTTCCTTGTTGTGGTCGACGCATATTCAAAGTGGCCAGAGGTCTTCATTGTGAAAAATGCCACAACCACAAAAACAGTCGAAGTACTCCACACACTGTTTGTCAGAACAGGATTGCCCGAACGACTTGTCAGTGACAATGGCAGTCAATTCACCTCTGAAGAGTTTCAATCATTCATCCGGAGAAATGGCATCAAGCACACCACTGCCGTACCTTATCATCCTGCTACGAATGGTCTTGCTGAACGCTCTGTCCAGTCATTTAAACAGTCAATGAAAACAATGTCAAATTCCCACATGTCTCTGCAAGAAAAGATGGCAAAGTTCCTGCATGCCTACAGAAACGCTGACCATGCTACAACAGGCCAAGCTCTAGCTGTATTGTTCATGGGAAGATGA